A stretch of DNA from Glycine max cultivar Williams 82 chromosome 18, Glycine_max_v4.0, whole genome shotgun sequence:
TATTCAAATTGTAACTATCATCTTCGAGGTTTAAGTGGTATTAGGAATGAATTCTTAagtaaattattgattttaaattttttagacaaaaaatGTAGTAAAAAATCCTACTAAAGATATAAATTTCTGACAAGGGTTAATTATCAACAAATGAGTAAATAATTTACATGAATATGAtgatgataaaaatttaaaaagttacttaaatagaaaagaaataaaagatgtaATGTATCATGTTATGATTCATATGAGAAAAAGttacttattaaatatataaagtgTTTTAATCGTTCAAACTTAACAAGTTGGAGCGAAAAGTATAGTCTTCATGAGCGAGAAGTATAGTCTTCGTGAGAAAAATtgtcaaaaataaaatggatgtagaaaagaaaaagatgatgcaAGAAGAAAACGCCAAGCCTAATCAATACATGGATAACTACAAAGTTGAATGAAGCCAAGCCCATCAACTTTTGTACAGCGAAGCAGATAACCACCCAAGAGGCCTAATAAGAAAAGGTCTTAAACAATCACGGTAAAAACTATTTCCGTGGTCAATATTATGGAGGTTCGACAAATCTTTTAGCCTGGTGcttaacaattaaatttgatgacaaggaataatttataaataaatttaggtTAGAATGAgccaaaatgatttatttcTAACTAAGAAACAATTgttcaaatttgtaaaatatttcaCACCCATGATTAAATAACTGttgattttaaaattgtgtTTCAAGTTTTAAAAACCCAATATACAACTAGCTAGTATTTTAATATGAACTCAACAACCATGTGAAGAGTGGACATcttcaaataattaagaaacgGTCCATAGTACAAGTGTACagcaactatatatatatatataaagctactattaatgttttctttaattacaGCTAGTCATTCTGAAAGGCTGAAAGGTTCCAAATAAAAAACAGCAAGGAGTTTTGAAAAAAAGTGCAATCTCGATGAACAACTTGCAACTTGTTTTCTCAAATGGTTGCGTgttgtatataaaataaaataaaaaaactcaatttacaGTCACTATTGAAAGTGattcaataaaaattgaatgacATCATTATTGGGAAGTCATGTTGCTTAGTTATTATATGTATACTTTTATAGGAATATCTCAATCATTGTATTGTTTGAACAAGTGGATTGTTTAATATATTATCTTGTGAAAGTGATGTACCACGCGAAGATTTGATTCCAAGTACAGTATATCTTTTTACATAGGTATCTTGTAAAGTACTTTGTTCTCATATTGATTATTGCAACTTCTTGTCCAAACTCCATTGCCTTGCTTGGAAGAGAAAAATGGCAACAAATGGCAAGACACCTGCGATAGGAATCGATTTGGGCACGACATACTCATGCGTTGCAGTGTGGCAGCGTGATCGAGTGGAGATCATCGCGAACGACCAAGGAAACAGAACAACACCCTCTTATGTTGCTTTCAATAACACCCAAAGGATGATTGGTGATGCTGCCAAGAACCAGGCTGCTACCAATCCAACCAACACTGTCTTTGGTAAAATACTAAACCCTTTAGCTTAATTATGCTTGCTTTAAATGggaactaaaatatataaaggtCATTTGCAATTTTTTCATTCATGAATATACTCACACGTGCATCCACACACACATACTAGTATTGGTTTAACTTCTGAAATGATCAAAATCCTAAAGGGAAGCAAGATATAAGGTTTCACATTGTTTGATAGGTTACTTGTTCGAACTTTTACTTGTCTCTTTAGATCGAGTGAGATAAATGTAAGCTTTTTTTAGCATAAATTCCCACTAAAAAACATTTTCCTTTGAATATACACTGCTTATATTAAGAATGGCTTGGAGAGTATATATCTTGGAATAtatcttctaaaaaaatttaatatatcttgGAAGGAGAAAGCTTCAATAAGACTAAGAATAAGTTTTTGAGAATGTGGAAGTTTTAAAGTGAAAAAGTGTTTTCTACTTCTCCTTAATATAAAAAGCATTTAAGAGGGTTGAAAATACAATATAGCACAGTTAGACATCACCAAAAAAATTTGACCAATTAAATACAGCATATAATTGCTTTGTAAGTACGTACTAGTAGCAATGTAGCATCAAATTgatcaatatatatatgtgtggatGGTGAGGTTGTCTGACATCATATTTTTGGGAAAGACAACTCAGTATACCTTGCTACCGTTACATATGGTCATACTCTGGATTGGGTCTGAAGATCTTTGAATTTGTTCCCTCTTGTGCTTCATTAGCCTCCTTTCTTGTTGATCTTTTCCACCACTCTTTATATATGATATTGTTGATTttgtggaggaaattataaaaaatagaggagagaagagagacaatacgtatgcagaggaaatagaattattctattctaattcaaattgttctcatcagcgatacaataaatagcaaaatataaactaattagataacaagatattagcaaaacagaatattaaaactaacttgctccttaaagataaGAATCACTTATTTGACtaggctaatccattaaaactgacttacccctaaaatataggaaatcaacttatttactaaatcctattttaaaaattgaaaaataaaatattatgcagttacaaaagtatatcttcaacactcctccttgcttTTGGAACTGCAAACTCCAATTCTTTGAGTTTAAGATTGTTGATAGGTAGTGACTTTGTAAACATGTCAGCCAATTGATCTTTAGACTTGCAGTAAATTAAGTTCACTTCTCCACTTTGTTGcatctttatcaaataataaacttggatgttgaaatgtttaatcttCCCATGACACACGGGATTGTTTGCAATAGCAATGACTACttgattgtcaacaaaaattccagttttgttctttttagaaaatagaatGTTTGACCTTGTTGAAGTGAGATACATTAGACATCCAATCAAGCTCCCACAATATCCTTCATCAATGTTATCAACACCTTCTTCCTTGCTAaacttctccttttgattcattggtGTGCTAACAGACTTGCATTCTTCCATttgaaactttttcaaattttcttttgcatatttccttttttgcATGTTTAGCATTCTTTCAAGATGGCAATGATAAAGTCTCTTGTGCCAGAGTTCCGTGGGTGTGACTTGAGTGAAATAGGCTGTATGCTCCTCCTCTGCTGGATCAAATGAGAagcttttacctttcattttaacccttagaacttcccggccaaaattgtcatagataaagcaatgttgatgttcaaaggacactttaaatccctttttaatcaactgacctacacttagcaagttttggtcaatgttaggtacataaagaacatctgatattaatttgatacctgaacacgttgaaattgcaacagttccttttccttttacagGAATATAGCCACCATTCCCAATTCTGACCTTTGAGACATTAGTTGGCTTCAAATCTTTGAATAAGGTCTTATCATATGTCATGTGGTTCGTACAACCACTATCAATCAACCAACTTTTCCTTGATTCACTACTCAAGAAGCATGTGGCCACAAACAGTTGGtcatcttcttcttgattaGCAATCTGAGCTCCCTCTTCATGGTGATTTTTGTTGGGGCAGATCACCGCTTCATGTCCTATCTGGTTGCACTTGTTACATTTTGCATCTGGTCTCCTCCAACATCTGAAAGGTGCATGACCTTTTTTGTCACAATGCTGACAAggtggataatttttctttttatccttacctTGGTTGTTTGCACTGTTTTCGCTGCTTGCTGGttgattcttcttgaaaaaatcatttttgcttTCATCAACTTCATGATGTTTGGCGGGCAAAGCACCTTCGACAACACGATCTTGCCTCATCAACCTTCGCTGCTCTTGAGCTTGCAGGGCATGTAGCACTTCTGTCAATGTGATTTTCGACAGATCCTTTGTGTTCTCCAATGAAGCTATAGATGCTTCATACCTCTCCGGCACCGTTACCAAAATTTTCTCTACAATTCTCGAATCAGCAAAATCACTTCCCAACAACTTTATCTTGTTGGCAATACCCAACAATTTGTTtgagtattctttgattgtctcTGACTCTTGCATCCTTTGAAGCTCAAATTCTCTACTTAAATTCAGCACTTGCATGCTTCGTATTCTATCATCTCCAGCGTATTCCTCTTTCAGATAATCCCAAATTGCTTTGGGTGATTTAAGAGTCATGATTCTGATGAATATCATTTGTGAAACACCAGTGAACAAACATGATCTCGcatttgccttcttcatctttctttccttgtgatttttaatttgggccATGGTGGGATTTTCAGGCAGCGGAAATATTTCATAATCCTCTTCCACAGCATCCCATAAATCCAAAGACTCCATGTAGGAttccattttcacttcccaaagatcataattctctccatcaaagattggaagagttatgtgggaaaaacttgcttcaccttccatggtagaagtccCGTAAGAATAAGGCTCtcgataccaattgttggttttgtggagaaaattataaaaaacagaggagagaagagagacaatacgtatgcagaggaaatagaattattctattctaattcaaattcttCTCATCAAcgatacaataaatagcaaaagataaactaattagataacaagatattagcaaaacagaatattaaaactaacttgctccttaaagataaGAATCACTTATTTGACtaggctaatccattaaaactgacttacccctaaaatataggaaatcaacttatttattaaatcctattttaaaaattgaaaaataaaatattatgcagttacaaaagtatatcttcaacaTGATATAATGGCTATAATGTCGGTTTTTTGGAGCTTGTCTTCCCCCAAATATTGGGGAAAACTGATCCTGGGTAAtgtaataaaatcatttttttacaaattgtaATAAAATCTTATTACATAACTAACATActgtattagtttttatttaattaaaaagtttgaaTGTGTTTTATTGAATACGCACctaaacttctttttttctacaaggtcaacacattttttttaataaaaatgcaaCTATAAAAGCTTCGCTCTTTTGCTATGACTTTTCTATAACGGTTCTTCTCCTgttgcaattattatatataggaATAATATGGATGACGATGCCAGCTTTTCAAGTTTTGAAGTCAAATCTCCTTACTATAAGCAAACCGGCCGTATGAAAGCTTTCTCCTTCCTCTTGTAAAGGATAAAGCATATATagtataaagaataaaatacataattattcttaattaaaaattaatgattaaattttgataattttataatttatttatatattttattataattttaatcattaataaaaaacaactattattaatatatttttatcttctaaaatATACTCTAGTACACCCTTTAAAAACGACAAATCTATAAATCTTGTGATATTATATTAACTGTcaatattctatatatatatatgattaattatatcatatatCCTAACTGTTAATTATTATATGAGAAATTGAGAATGGATCTTCtagtgaaaataaatatttttggaaatgaatatcatatcactttttctttataaaatattactattttaGATTACAACATGTTTAGATATAAGTTGGGCTCAGTAAGTTCACATTCTAGTGCTCTTTTTATTAAGAAGCTAAAAATCAAATCATTGCTGAGCTTGCATATGAATGTGGGCTTGCAACCTCTTAAAAAAACATCATGTTAGTATTTCATCAAGCTCACCCTAAAACATAAGAGTTAAAATGCTATATATGTtcagtgtaaaaaaatttattttgtgagtccattcaaaattatattatcattattataaaaaaaattaattatataataatttgtgatgGGAGCAGAATGCAaaaattctttctttatttattcctactattgttattattatttgcatGCTACATAATGCTATCATCATTATATCTAAGGATTTATTAGAGTGTCTCCGATGAGGTCCCAACATTTTGATTGTTGATGACATGATGGCTACGTATAGCAATttaaaatactatatatatCACTGAATATAATgagatttgttttattttgtagaCGCAAAGCGCCTAATTGGTAGGAGATTTAGTGATCAAGAGGTTCAAAGTGATATGGAGCTATGGCCATTCAAAGTCATTGCTGATGTTAATGGCAAACCAATGATTGCTGTTGATTACAATTGTGAGAAAAAGCAATTTTCTGCAGAAGAAATTTCATCCATGGTTTTGGCAAAGATGCTTGACATTGCAGAGTCTTTCCTTGGATCAACAGTGAAGAATGCTGTTATCACTGTGCCTGCTTACTTCAATGATTCTCAGCGACAAGCTACTAAAGATGCTGGTAAAATTGCTGGCCTCAATGTTTTGAGAATCCTCCATGAGCCAACTGCTGCTGCAATTGCATATCGGcttgaaatgaaaaattgtaATAATGATAGAAGGAACGTTTTTGTGTTTGATCTTGGTGGTGGTACTTTGGATGTGTCTCTTCTTGTTTTTGAGAAGGATCATATCCGAGTTAAGGCAACTACTGGAGACACTCACCTCGGAGGAGAGGACTTCGATAACAATATGGTGACTTACTGTGTGAAAGAGTTTAAGAGAAAGAATAAAATGGACATTAGTGGAAACAAAAGAGCCCTTAGGAGGTTGAGGACTGCTTGTGAGAAAGCAAAGAGGATACTCTCATGCTCTACAATGACCACCATTGAGGTAGACTCTTTGTATGATGGTATTGATTTCCACTCATCAATAAGTCGCGCAAAGTTTGAGGAACTCAACAAGGACTACCTTAACAAGTGTATTGAGTTTGTAGGGAAGTGTCTGATAGATGCTAAGATGGACAAGAGTAGTGTTCATGATGTTGTCCTCGCAGGTGGATCTACTAGGATTCCCAAATTGCAGCAACTATTAAGTGACTTCTTTGATGGGAAGGATCTCTGCAAATGCATCAATGCTGATGAGGCCGTTGCATATGGTGCTGCTGTCCATGCTTATATGCTTAATGGTGAGTCCAGTGAGAAGGTTCAAAACGCTTCACTTTGGGAAGTCACTCCTCTTTCCCTTGGGTTGCAAGAAGATGGAGGTATCATGAAAGTAATCATTCCTAGGAATACTAGCATTCCTACAAAGATGGAAGATGTACTCACAACACATTTTGATAACCAAACCAATATCTTGATTCATGTATACGAGGGTGAGAGGAAAAGAACTAGAGACAACAACTTGTTGGGTAAGTTTGTGCTAGAAATTCCTCCAGTTCCACGTGGTGTTCCTCAAATTAGCGTTTGCTTTGAACTTGATTATGATGGCATCCTACATGTTTCTGCCGAGGAAAAATCTAGGGGAATATCCAAGAAGCTGGCCATAACAAATGACAAAGGAAGGCTTTCGAAGAAAGAAATTGAAAGGATGATATCAGAAGCAGAGAAGTACAAAGCTGAAGATGAGATGTATAGGAACAAGGTACAATCAAGGCATGCATTGGAGAAGTACGCTTACAACATGAGGGAT
This window harbors:
- the LOC100783822 gene encoding heat shock cognate 70 kDa protein 2 translates to MATNGKTPAIGIDLGTTYSCVAVWQRDRVEIIANDQGNRTTPSYVAFNNTQRMIGDAAKNQAATNPTNTVFDAKRLIGRRFSDQEVQSDMELWPFKVIADVNGKPMIAVDYNCEKKQFSAEEISSMVLAKMLDIAESFLGSTVKNAVITVPAYFNDSQRQATKDAGKIAGLNVLRILHEPTAAAIAYRLEMKNCNNDRRNVFVFDLGGGTLDVSLLVFEKDHIRVKATTGDTHLGGEDFDNNMVTYCVKEFKRKNKMDISGNKRALRRLRTACEKAKRILSCSTMTTIEVDSLYDGIDFHSSISRAKFEELNKDYLNKCIEFVGKCLIDAKMDKSSVHDVVLAGGSTRIPKLQQLLSDFFDGKDLCKCINADEAVAYGAAVHAYMLNGESSEKVQNASLWEVTPLSLGLQEDGGIMKVIIPRNTSIPTKMEDVLTTHFDNQTNILIHVYEGERKRTRDNNLLGKFVLEIPPVPRGVPQISVCFELDYDGILHVSAEEKSRGISKKLAITNDKGRLSKKEIERMISEAEKYKAEDEMYRNKVQSRHALEKYAYNMRDAINIKEISLKLSPEDKKNINDAIDSALEWLEVSMDANPNDFDNMRSTLSSVFNPVIVKMIKDEDNVAPPDTVASSGSNSVKNGLLSILANFALDAVYSAATGDIIGFASVIVDCLSI